The window GATAGCCTCACCGATAGTGGTAATGCCCCGACCTTTGATCTTCGCATACCGACGGCTACCGATACCCCACACCTCATCAACAGGTAAGGGCCAGATCTTCTCTTTAATTTCTTCCTCCTCTGTCAGCACCGTAAGTCCGTCTGGTTTCTCTAAATCCGAAGCCAGCTTGGAGTAGGTCTTAGAAGTCGATATTCCAACGCTACACCGAAGACTGGTTTCCTCATAAATAGCCTCCTTCATCTCCCAGGCGAATTCCACCAATTGCTCATAGGATTCCTCCAGCTTCCACGTAATATCCAAGAAATACTCGTCCATACTGTAGGCTTCTACATCCGGGGAAAAGCTGTCCAACACATCTTTGATACGTTTGCTAAACGCCCGGTACTTTTCGTAGTCCACTTGCTTAAAGATTACATGCGGACAAAGCTTATAAGCTTCCAAAGCGCTCATGCCGGTCTTCACGCCCCAAGCCCGAGCTTCATACGAGCTGGTGGCCACAATCCCTTTAACCGTTCCGTCCGGCTTGCGCCAGCCGCCCACGACCACTGGCATACCGTACAGGTTATAGCAGAGCTGCTCGACTTGTGCGTAAAAGGCGTTCATATCTACGTGCACATACAGACGCGGAGAGTTCCCCGGATGCTGCATGTCGGCAGCTATGGTTTGGTACCGCGTGATGTTGTGGACGTTCTTATTTAGTTGGTAGCGACCGGGATCGGGCAGTTCAGGGAGACTATTAAAATCAGGGATATTCATATTGACAGCGACAGTAAAAAGAAGCTATATTATATATGTGTGTTTACACATATATTAAAACATTGCCAACAATAATCAAACAGGAGTCTTATGTGTGGACGATATTGGAGAGATATTAAATTTCAGGAGGCCTGCAAGGATATGTTCGAAGTTCCGTTCGATATTGATGAGATACTGCCGAACTTTAACGTGGCACCGACCACGCAAAACCCAATTGTGTTGCAACGAAATGGGACCCGTTCTATCGAAGAATTTCGCTGGGGACTTATTCCCTTCTATGAAAAGGAAGGCAAGCCCAAATACCCTTATTTTAACGCACGAGCCGAAAAACTTACGGAGACAGCTGCCTATAAAGGTCCATTTAAGAAAAGTCGATGTATTGTACCCATTTCGGGATTTTACGAATGGAAACGTTCGAATGGAGAGAAGTATCCCTACGGCTTTGAAATGGCCGAAAAACCTATCATGCCACTGGCAGGGTTATATCATGAGTGGGAATCACCGGACGGTTCCAAACGGATTCCCTCGTTTACGATCATTACGACTGAAAGCAACGATATTATTGGAGAAATCCATACTAAACGTCGCATGCCGGTTATCCTAAGCGAAGA of the Fodinibius sp. Rm-B-1B1-1 genome contains:
- a CDS encoding SOS response-associated peptidase; protein product: MCGRYWRDIKFQEACKDMFEVPFDIDEILPNFNVAPTTQNPIVLQRNGTRSIEEFRWGLIPFYEKEGKPKYPYFNARAEKLTETAAYKGPFKKSRCIVPISGFYEWKRSNGEKYPYGFEMAEKPIMPLAGLYHEWESPDGSKRIPSFTIITTESNDIIGEIHTKRRMPVILSEEDFDFWLDPDNENTKVYYDGGIFKPYPDEAIHRFPVSRKVNSTKNNGPELIEEVDEWQ
- a CDS encoding DNA polymerase IV, coding for MNIPDFNSLPELPDPGRYQLNKNVHNITRYQTIAADMQHPGNSPRLYVHVDMNAFYAQVEQLCYNLYGMPVVVGGWRKPDGTVKGIVATSSYEARAWGVKTGMSALEAYKLCPHVIFKQVDYEKYRAFSKRIKDVLDSFSPDVEAYSMDEYFLDITWKLEESYEQLVEFAWEMKEAIYEETSLRCSVGISTSKTYSKLASDLEKPDGLTVLTEEEEIKEKIWPLPVDEVWGIGSRRYAKIKGRGITTIGEAIARGYPLFQKLFGKYFGKMLWETVAGKDRAIVSDDSEYIPERVSYGHTFSTWTDDPWKVAGEFAKATKQVCYRLRGYGKKSDKYFGNVRFQGQEKEGFSFTFRAPGLTNLDGYVLRNCLQKALPMLFYCKDQGKKFRAIMLGTTKLNMTTQAELFFQENPKVKRMYQAMDYLNNRFGLDTIDHGIAQFDVKGNTHFKERSI